The Deltaproteobacteria bacterium HGW-Deltaproteobacteria-4 genome includes a window with the following:
- the atpE gene encoding ATP synthase F0 subunit C, with the protein MTFFAWCMIAAGFGMAIGSFGTGLGQGLAIKSAVEGVARNPGASGKILTTMMIGLAMIESLAIYVFVVCMIILFANPFTAQVMQLAGQAATH; encoded by the coding sequence ATGACGTTTTTTGCTTGGTGTATGATTGCTGCCGGTTTCGGCATGGCGATCGGTTCTTTCGGTACCGGCCTCGGCCAGGGATTGGCGATCAAGAGCGCAGTTGAAGGGGTTGCCCGTAACCCCGGCGCCAGCGGCAAGATCCTGACCACCATGATGATCGGTCTGGCCATGATCGAGTCCCTCGCTATCTATGTTTTCGTTGTCTGCATGATCATTCTTTTCGCCAACCCCTTCACCGCTCAGGTGATGCAGTTGGCCGGACAGGCAGCGACCCACTAG
- the hypB gene encoding hydrogenase accessory protein HypB produces the protein MCTDCGCGPSGHHHHHPPAELSSGRVVRIEEDLLAKNNRLAAGNRRLFQEKGLLVYNLVSSPGSGKTTLLERTLSDLQHELHFAVLEGDQQTSNDAERIAATGVPAVQINTGSGCHLDAHMVGHGMENFAGLPLDILMIENVGNLVCPAAFDLGEDAKIALLSVTEGEDKPLKYPDMFKAADILLLTKIDLLPYLRFDIEQCKAFARQVNPNVRIFELSCQSGAGLPCWYDWLQQELAVKRRAAGDDRR, from the coding sequence ATGTGTACAGATTGCGGTTGCGGCCCGAGCGGCCATCACCATCACCATCCCCCTGCTGAACTGAGTTCGGGACGGGTCGTCCGGATCGAAGAGGATCTCCTCGCCAAGAATAACCGCCTCGCCGCCGGAAACCGGCGCCTCTTTCAGGAAAAAGGCCTGCTGGTCTATAATCTGGTCAGCTCCCCCGGTTCCGGAAAGACAACCCTGCTCGAACGGACCCTCAGCGATTTGCAGCACGAATTGCATTTTGCCGTCCTCGAAGGGGATCAGCAGACGAGCAATGATGCCGAGCGGATCGCCGCCACCGGGGTGCCGGCAGTGCAGATCAATACCGGCAGCGGCTGCCATCTTGATGCGCACATGGTCGGGCACGGCATGGAAAACTTCGCGGGACTTCCCCTTGATATTCTCATGATTGAAAATGTCGGTAACCTCGTCTGTCCGGCCGCTTTCGACCTCGGCGAGGATGCGAAGATTGCCCTCCTCTCGGTGACGGAAGGAGAGGATAAACCCCTCAAGTACCCGGATATGTTCAAGGCCGCCGACATTCTCCTCCTCACCAAGATCGATCTCCTCCCCTACCTGCGCTTCGATATCGAGCAGTGTAAAGCTTTTGCCCGGCAGGTGAACCCGAACGTCCGGATCTTTGAGCTCTCCTGCCAAAGCGGCGCCGGTCTCCCTTGCTGGTACGACTGGTTGCAGCAGGAGTTGGCGGTAAAACGTCGCGCGGCCGGCGATGACAGGCGTTAA
- a CDS encoding tRNA cyclic N6-threonylcarbamoyladenosine(37) synthase TcdA yields the protein MDPNEDYASRTRLLLGSTALEHLATTSIAVFGIGGVGSYAVEALARAGVGYLTLVDFDVVGISNLNRQVHALTTTIGRPKTEAMAERCRLINPAVEVTVLSEAYDAGNAERLLAPRFDYVLDCIDLITAKLHLIAACKKEQLPLLSSMGAANKCDPTAIRVGDLFATQNCRLARIMRKELRQRGVTTDVEVVYSTEGFRPLEAGRRLVVDATGGYQQRRAPLGSVPWIPSIFGLTMAGTVIPRILAGRGVILPADDCS from the coding sequence ATGGACCCGAACGAAGATTACGCCAGCCGTACCCGCCTCCTCCTCGGCAGCACCGCCCTGGAGCATTTGGCAACGACCTCGATCGCCGTCTTTGGCATCGGCGGCGTCGGCAGTTATGCGGTCGAAGCCCTCGCCCGCGCCGGGGTCGGGTACTTGACCCTCGTCGATTTTGATGTTGTCGGCATCAGCAATCTCAATCGCCAGGTACATGCCCTGACCACAACAATCGGTCGTCCCAAGACCGAAGCCATGGCCGAACGCTGCCGTCTGATTAATCCTGCCGTCGAAGTGACGGTTTTGTCGGAAGCATATGATGCCGGCAATGCCGAGCGACTCTTAGCGCCGCGCTTCGATTACGTCCTCGATTGTATCGATCTCATCACCGCCAAACTCCACCTCATCGCTGCCTGCAAAAAAGAACAACTGCCACTCCTTTCGTCGATGGGGGCCGCCAATAAATGTGACCCGACAGCAATTCGCGTTGGCGATCTCTTTGCTACCCAAAATTGTCGCTTGGCCAGAATCATGCGGAAAGAATTACGCCAGCGGGGGGTCACGACGGATGTAGAGGTGGTCTATTCGACCGAAGGATTTCGCCCCTTAGAGGCAGGGAGAAGACTGGTGGTTGACGCCACCGGCGGATACCAGCAGCGGCGCGCCCCCCTGGGGAGCGTGCCGTGGATTCCATCCATCTTCGGCTTGACCATGGCGGGCACGGTCATTCCCAGGATTCTTGCCGGCAGAGGCGTTATTTTACCGGCAGACGATTGCAGCTAA
- a CDS encoding histidine kinase — MKTSFLVNWFRNLKLRGKLLVVVLPLVVLPVIIVGSVVGYIGASQATLGITRSSEADLDHMAAFTVDLLSAHYQQFQVYRQDKRESFNRDLKALASIAWGIAESQNDQHRRSGVPLAAAQEEARKALLKVSVGPSGYLYAVNSKGVLQAHVAQQGENIFAAQDEDGRFFIREMIEKAQQAQPGEVLFITYPWRNAQLGDQQPRMKIAAYRYFPQWDWIIAASGYLDETAEDVVFERKSFEDLKSRLKEKKVGRTGYIYAIDGAGIFTIHPLSEGENHLDARDAEGKAFLREMREKKEGWIRYPWQNEGERAPRQKIARYVYFAPWDWVVAVGSYEDEFYEAANALRVRTFVSMLLLTTATCLVSILLVIFVSKVVTRPIQRMLEGIRQVKRGRFDQPVRVKSTDEMGELAATFNRMTEMIKSHREMETALAQQGKMASLGVLSSGVAHEINNPLGVILGYASYLEGKIPEDDPNYNYIHEIKRESKRCKKIVQNLLSYARTPQPALETIDLTSLLAEILSFAANHTDMHQVQIQRNFAAELPLIRADGDQLRQVAINLILNAGAAMPQGGVLTVSTRVLDDKCVEVEFSDSGVGMAPEQLEQIFEPFYTTKARGTGLGLAITRQIIDFHHGRIKVHSLPDQGTTFVVTLPLDPEDDPS; from the coding sequence ATGAAAACATCCTTCCTGGTGAACTGGTTTCGTAATCTCAAGCTGCGCGGCAAACTCCTCGTCGTCGTCCTGCCGTTAGTGGTGCTGCCGGTCATCATCGTCGGCAGTGTTGTCGGTTATATCGGCGCCAGTCAGGCGACTCTGGGAATTACGCGCAGCAGTGAAGCCGATCTCGACCACATGGCGGCCTTTACTGTCGATCTGCTCAGCGCCCATTACCAGCAATTTCAGGTCTATCGTCAGGATAAGCGCGAGAGTTTTAACCGTGACCTCAAGGCCCTTGCCAGTATTGCCTGGGGGATTGCCGAGAGTCAGAACGATCAACATCGCCGCTCCGGGGTCCCGCTGGCGGCAGCCCAGGAAGAGGCGCGCAAGGCACTGCTCAAGGTCAGTGTCGGTCCGAGCGGCTACCTTTATGCCGTCAACAGCAAGGGCGTTCTGCAGGCGCATGTGGCGCAGCAGGGAGAAAATATCTTCGCGGCTCAGGATGAAGACGGGCGGTTTTTTATCCGGGAGATGATCGAGAAGGCGCAGCAGGCGCAGCCGGGAGAAGTGCTCTTTATCACCTACCCGTGGCGCAATGCGCAACTCGGTGACCAGCAACCACGGATGAAGATTGCCGCCTACCGTTACTTTCCGCAGTGGGACTGGATTATCGCTGCCAGCGGCTATCTCGATGAAACTGCCGAAGATGTCGTCTTTGAACGAAAATCCTTCGAGGATCTCAAGTCTCGACTCAAAGAGAAGAAGGTCGGCCGCACTGGTTATATCTACGCCATCGACGGTGCCGGGATCTTTACTATTCATCCCTTGAGTGAAGGGGAGAATCATCTTGATGCCCGCGATGCCGAAGGGAAAGCATTCTTGCGGGAGATGCGTGAGAAAAAAGAAGGGTGGATCCGTTACCCCTGGCAAAATGAAGGGGAGCGGGCGCCGCGCCAGAAGATAGCCCGCTATGTCTACTTTGCCCCGTGGGACTGGGTTGTCGCTGTCGGTTCGTATGAAGACGAATTTTACGAAGCTGCCAATGCCCTGCGGGTTCGCACCTTTGTCAGTATGTTGCTCCTGACCACAGCCACCTGTCTGGTTTCAATCCTGCTGGTGATCTTTGTCTCCAAGGTCGTCACCCGGCCGATTCAGCGTATGCTCGAAGGGATTCGTCAAGTGAAACGGGGTCGTTTCGATCAACCGGTCCGGGTCAAGAGTACCGATGAAATGGGAGAACTCGCGGCCACCTTCAATCGTATGACCGAAATGATCAAGAGTCATCGCGAGATGGAGACGGCGCTGGCGCAACAGGGGAAGATGGCCTCCCTCGGGGTCCTTTCTTCCGGTGTCGCGCACGAAATCAACAATCCCCTCGGCGTCATCCTCGGTTATGCCAGTTATCTGGAAGGGAAGATTCCCGAAGATGATCCGAACTATAACTACATTCATGAGATCAAACGTGAAAGCAAGCGCTGCAAAAAGATCGTCCAGAACCTCCTCAGTTACGCCCGGACACCGCAACCGGCTCTGGAAACCATCGATTTGACCAGCCTGCTCGCAGAGATTCTCAGCTTTGCCGCTAATCACACCGACATGCATCAGGTCCAGATTCAGAGGAACTTTGCCGCCGAGTTACCGCTGATACGCGCTGATGGTGACCAACTCCGGCAGGTGGCAATCAATCTCATTCTTAACGCCGGAGCAGCGATGCCGCAGGGGGGAGTACTGACAGTCAGCACCCGTGTGCTCGACGATAAATGTGTCGAGGTTGAATTCAGCGATTCCGGGGTCGGTATGGCGCCGGAGCAGCTTGAACAGATTTTTGAGCCGTTTTACACGACCAAGGCGCGGGGGACCGGACTCGGCCTTGCCATTACCCGGCAGATCATCGATTTTCATCACGGTCGGATCAAAGTCCATAGCCTCCCTGACCAGGGGACGACCTTTGTTGTGACGCTGCCGCTCGACCCCGAGGACGACCCATCGTGA
- a CDS encoding sigma-54-dependent Fis family transcriptional regulator: MVKKRILLIDNEEGLCRMMEAVLKDNGFNVGAFTRSFEAVESFKAEDWDLVISDIKMPGMDGIEVLERIKAKAPAIPVIMITAYATVETAIQALRRGAYDMLTKPFEPEELIYRVRNALQQTKLLEENRQLREELVGKFRFDKMIGSAPALKALIERMEKVAIRDTSVLITGESGTGKELVAQALHYNSPRRDKRFVAINCGALSESLLESELFGYKKGAFTGAAENRKGLLEAANGGTLFLDEVGNLPISVQKTLLRFLQEQEFLRIGDTQPIKVDVRIISATNADLSADVRSGTFREDLYYRLNVLNLRLPPLRERVEDIPLLAAHFIQEQNKKFGTSVKGFSAGASEALKSFPWPGNIRQLRNVVEACMAIGSEDAVIDLAILEQFIEMPPSFTGGASQLTAMLDSDYTAAMTAFETDYLKMLLRKKGGNIDEAAREAGMNMATIYRKIKKYGLKKEDYS, encoded by the coding sequence ATCGTGAAGAAGAGAATTTTGCTTATCGATAATGAAGAGGGCCTCTGCCGGATGATGGAGGCGGTCCTCAAGGATAACGGTTTCAATGTCGGGGCCTTTACCCGTTCCTTTGAAGCGGTCGAAAGTTTCAAGGCGGAAGATTGGGACCTGGTTATCTCCGACATCAAGATGCCGGGGATGGACGGGATTGAAGTTCTGGAGCGGATCAAGGCCAAGGCGCCGGCGATTCCGGTGATTATGATTACCGCCTACGCCACCGTTGAAACGGCGATCCAGGCGTTGCGCCGCGGTGCTTATGACATGCTCACCAAGCCCTTTGAGCCGGAAGAACTGATCTATCGGGTGCGCAATGCCCTGCAGCAGACCAAGCTTTTGGAGGAGAACCGCCAACTGCGGGAAGAGTTGGTCGGAAAATTCCGTTTTGACAAGATGATCGGCAGCGCGCCAGCGTTGAAGGCTTTGATCGAGCGCATGGAGAAGGTGGCAATACGCGACACCTCGGTCCTGATTACCGGCGAATCCGGAACCGGCAAGGAACTCGTCGCCCAGGCCCTGCATTATAATTCTCCCCGCCGTGACAAGCGCTTTGTCGCCATCAACTGCGGCGCCCTCTCCGAATCCCTGTTGGAGAGTGAGCTCTTCGGTTATAAAAAGGGCGCCTTTACCGGCGCCGCGGAAAATCGCAAAGGGCTCCTTGAAGCGGCAAACGGCGGCACCCTCTTCCTGGATGAAGTTGGTAACCTGCCGATAAGCGTTCAAAAGACCTTGCTCCGCTTTCTGCAGGAGCAGGAGTTTCTCCGCATTGGCGATACGCAGCCGATCAAGGTCGACGTGCGCATCATCTCCGCCACCAACGCCGATTTGAGCGCGGATGTACGGAGCGGTACTTTTCGCGAAGACCTTTATTATCGCCTGAATGTCCTCAATCTGCGCCTGCCGCCACTGCGGGAGCGGGTTGAAGATATCCCCTTGCTCGCCGCGCACTTTATCCAGGAACAGAATAAAAAGTTCGGCACCAGCGTCAAGGGCTTCAGTGCTGGAGCGAGCGAAGCCCTCAAGAGCTTTCCCTGGCCGGGGAATATTCGCCAGTTGCGTAATGTCGTCGAGGCTTGTATGGCGATCGGCAGCGAAGACGCTGTCATCGACCTGGCGATACTCGAACAGTTTATCGAGATGCCCCCCTCTTTTACCGGCGGGGCGTCGCAACTCACCGCTATGCTAGATAGCGACTATACTGCCGCCATGACCGCCTTTGAAACCGATTACCTCAAGATGCTGCTGCGAAAAAAGGGGGGGAATATTGACGAGGCCGCCCGTGAAGCCGGAATGAATATGGCAACCATCTACCGCAAGATTAAAAAGTACGGGTTGAAAAAGGAAGATTATAGCTGA
- a CDS encoding magnesium transporter — translation MKEQRRQLIKSMGFLSGLGISMVAATLIGLAMGYYLDRWLGTTPWMTLVFLCFGIVAGFRNVYILTDRELKRQQAESSSEGDSK, via the coding sequence ATGAAAGAGCAACGCCGTCAGCTCATCAAGTCGATGGGGTTCTTGTCCGGACTTGGCATCTCGATGGTGGCGGCGACGCTGATCGGTCTGGCGATGGGCTACTATCTGGATCGCTGGCTCGGAACCACCCCCTGGATGACCCTGGTCTTCCTCTGTTTCGGTATCGTGGCCGGATTTCGTAACGTTTACATTCTGACTGATCGCGAATTGAAGCGACAGCAGGCGGAAAGTTCCAGCGAAGGTGACAGTAAATAG
- a CDS encoding TatD family deoxyribonuclease, whose product MLELFDTHIHLDRLPTDDLASEIEQARQQGISSFLIPGIAPSNWDRLTALAGQHSRLFLAPGVHPLAAESWSPQVEQRLLQLLAHPAVVAIGEIGLDSKLPVPTGLQEQVFRAQLRVAVAAGRPLLLHCRGPLARCLEIFQDEDGPRVGGILHAFSGSVEMAKVALRLNLFLGFGGGITWPEARRAPEVLQALPPTAFVLESDAPDQSPEPYRHERNRPQWLSFIARRCAELRHCSLEEVAAQTTTNARRILNLPSPLTCPVKD is encoded by the coding sequence ATGCTCGAACTCTTTGATACGCATATTCACCTCGATCGCCTGCCGACCGACGATCTGGCGAGCGAAATCGAGCAGGCGCGGCAACAGGGAATCAGCTCTTTCCTGATTCCGGGGATTGCCCCATCGAACTGGGATCGCTTGACCGCCTTGGCCGGGCAGCATTCCCGGCTCTTTCTCGCCCCCGGCGTCCACCCTTTAGCAGCAGAATCCTGGTCGCCGCAGGTGGAACAGCGACTCCTCCAGCTTCTTGCGCACCCGGCGGTGGTTGCTATCGGTGAGATTGGTCTTGACAGCAAGCTGCCCGTTCCGACGGGGCTACAGGAACAGGTCTTTCGCGCCCAACTGCGTGTCGCTGTCGCCGCCGGACGGCCGCTCCTTTTGCATTGTCGCGGGCCGCTGGCGCGCTGTTTAGAGATTTTTCAGGATGAGGATGGGCCGCGCGTCGGCGGCATCCTCCATGCTTTTTCCGGCAGCGTCGAGATGGCGAAAGTGGCGCTACGCCTGAATCTTTTTCTCGGTTTCGGCGGCGGTATTACCTGGCCCGAGGCACGGCGCGCCCCGGAGGTCCTGCAGGCCTTGCCGCCAACTGCCTTTGTCCTCGAAAGTGATGCGCCGGATCAGAGTCCGGAACCGTACCGCCACGAGCGCAACCGTCCGCAGTGGCTCTCCTTCATCGCCCGGCGCTGTGCCGAACTGCGCCATTGCTCGCTGGAAGAAGTTGCCGCACAAACGACAACGAATGCCCGGCGGATTCTGAACCTGCCATCCCCGTTAACTTGCCCGGTTAAGGATTGA
- the hypA gene encoding hydrogenase maturation nickel metallochaperone HypA, with product MHELGLTQHLVEIAEGAARQNGATKVRSVKVEIGALAGVVPESVEFCFEACSRGTLLEGSRLEIIFIPGRGQCYDCHAECSLDTYTVACPACGGFSLERLQGEELRVVEVEVD from the coding sequence ATGCATGAACTCGGTTTGACCCAGCATCTGGTGGAGATTGCCGAAGGCGCCGCGCGGCAAAATGGCGCCACAAAGGTGCGCTCCGTTAAAGTCGAGATCGGCGCTCTTGCCGGCGTCGTCCCGGAATCGGTCGAGTTCTGTTTTGAAGCCTGCAGCCGCGGCACCCTCCTTGAAGGGAGTCGCCTCGAGATCATCTTTATCCCCGGCCGTGGGCAGTGTTATGACTGTCACGCCGAGTGCTCCCTTGACACCTACACCGTTGCCTGTCCCGCCTGCGGCGGGTTTTCTCTGGAACGGTTGCAGGGGGAGGAGTTGCGCGTCGTCGAAGTGGAGGTTGACTGA
- the dksA gene encoding RNA polymerase-binding protein DksA codes for MDHTQLEELKKTLQEQLETLQRDAGRTVTEMTDEKTNFPDPTDRASLESDRNFELRIRDRERKLILKIREALERIEEGDFGVCESCGEDISVARLKARPVTTLCIDCKTEQERQEKIG; via the coding sequence ATGGACCATACCCAGCTGGAAGAACTCAAAAAAACTCTCCAAGAGCAGCTTGAAACCTTGCAGCGCGATGCCGGAAGAACCGTGACGGAAATGACGGATGAAAAGACTAATTTCCCCGACCCGACTGATCGCGCTTCGCTGGAATCAGACCGCAACTTCGAGCTGAGGATTCGTGACCGCGAGCGTAAACTCATCCTCAAAATTCGCGAAGCTTTAGAGCGCATCGAAGAAGGAGATTTTGGTGTCTGCGAAAGTTGCGGCGAAGATATCAGCGTAGCCCGCCTAAAAGCCCGGCCGGTGACGACCCTTTGCATCGATTGCAAAACCGAACAAGAGCGTCAGGAAAAGATCGGCTAA
- a CDS encoding tail-specific protease, with translation MLYSTLLRRLKLRPRYWVVAAVFVSLFALSTSLLTPSDASSPTDITENYAANRAKLISYVLRNQLARHHYSHKAIDDELSRAAYSLFLKQLDAQKRFLLQADIDQLQPYALLIDNEINQGVIELPAIAARIMDQRVLQVQELVHTLLKEEIDFTKSEKIETDNAKLTYCRDLPELRERWRKIIKYQLLGRYMNLLEDQKKLESAGKKIDKELMTDAKLKVGKSLDQFFTRMLEQKEQDRFDSYFSAITEAFDPHTNYLPPTQKEDFDISMRGSLEGIGATLREEDGYIKVTQIIPGSAAWRQGDLQAEDIILKVAEGKAEPVDITDMRLRDAVSLIRGKKGTEVRLTARKPDGSKITIPIVRDVVQIDETFARGTTIKDEKSGKVYGYIRIPSFYRDFQESGNGGRNVTDDVRTEIAKLKDSNIDGLILDVRNNGGGALSDAVSIAGLFINPGPVVQVRSSNGKTQVLDDDSQTIYSGPLAILVNEFSASASEILAGALQDYRRAIVIGSAHTHGKGTVQAMLDLDRDFNLRNMDQFLPLGALKVTIQKFYRVSGGSTQYRGIVPDIVLPDRLQYLKSGERYLDHSLPWDTIEATNYRPWPQALPDLEWLQSRSQQRIKDDPAWQTINKDAARAKERSEKTLVPLQYTELHRDWLEEKKLAEAQRAESGMPKHGEKGSKREPLLTDSDKLKQLAKDTEKDPVAKEAMAVLTDITTHPTAATKKAIKLIN, from the coding sequence ATGTTGTACTCTACTTTGCTTCGTCGTTTAAAGTTGCGCCCCCGCTACTGGGTCGTTGCCGCGGTTTTTGTTTCCCTCTTTGCGCTCTCCACATCCCTGTTGACGCCCTCGGATGCTTCGAGCCCGACTGACATCACTGAAAACTATGCTGCCAATCGTGCCAAACTGATCAGCTATGTACTGCGCAATCAACTGGCGCGCCATCATTACAGTCACAAAGCCATCGATGACGAGCTTTCCCGCGCCGCGTACAGCCTCTTTCTCAAACAACTCGATGCGCAAAAACGCTTTCTGCTACAAGCGGACATCGACCAACTCCAACCCTACGCGCTGCTGATTGACAATGAAATCAATCAGGGCGTCATCGAGCTCCCGGCCATTGCCGCCCGGATCATGGATCAACGCGTCCTGCAAGTCCAGGAGCTGGTGCATACCCTTCTGAAAGAAGAGATCGACTTCACCAAAAGTGAAAAGATCGAAACGGACAACGCCAAGCTGACCTACTGTCGCGATCTGCCGGAACTGCGTGAGCGCTGGCGCAAAATCATCAAGTATCAGCTCTTGGGGCGCTACATGAATCTCCTTGAGGACCAGAAGAAACTCGAAAGCGCCGGCAAGAAGATCGACAAAGAACTCATGACAGACGCCAAACTCAAGGTTGGCAAGAGTCTCGACCAGTTCTTTACCCGGATGCTGGAACAGAAGGAACAGGATCGCTTCGACAGCTACTTCTCCGCTATCACCGAAGCTTTTGACCCCCATACCAACTATCTGCCGCCGACGCAGAAAGAGGATTTCGATATCAGCATGCGCGGCTCCCTCGAAGGGATCGGCGCCACCCTGCGCGAAGAAGACGGCTACATCAAGGTGACGCAAATTATCCCCGGCAGCGCCGCCTGGCGACAGGGAGATTTACAGGCCGAAGATATCATCCTCAAGGTGGCCGAAGGGAAGGCCGAGCCCGTCGATATTACCGACATGCGTCTGCGCGATGCCGTCAGCCTGATTCGCGGCAAAAAGGGGACCGAGGTCCGCCTGACTGCGAGAAAACCGGACGGCAGCAAGATCACCATTCCGATCGTGCGCGACGTCGTACAGATTGACGAAACCTTTGCCCGCGGCACAACTATCAAGGACGAAAAGAGCGGCAAAGTTTACGGTTATATCCGCATCCCCTCTTTCTACCGCGACTTCCAGGAAAGCGGCAATGGCGGCCGCAACGTCACGGACGATGTCCGGACCGAGATCGCCAAACTCAAGGATAGCAATATCGACGGTTTGATTCTCGATGTACGCAATAACGGCGGCGGCGCCCTTTCCGATGCCGTGTCGATTGCCGGACTCTTCATCAATCCCGGACCGGTCGTTCAGGTGCGCAGCAGCAATGGCAAGACGCAGGTCCTCGATGACGACAGCCAGACAATTTATAGCGGCCCCCTCGCCATCCTCGTCAATGAATTCAGCGCCTCGGCCTCAGAAATCCTGGCCGGTGCCCTGCAGGACTATCGTCGCGCCATCGTCATCGGCAGCGCCCACACCCACGGCAAAGGGACAGTGCAGGCGATGCTCGATCTCGATCGCGACTTCAATCTGCGCAATATGGACCAGTTCCTCCCCCTCGGGGCACTCAAAGTAACCATCCAGAAGTTTTACCGTGTCAGCGGCGGTTCGACCCAGTATCGCGGCATTGTCCCCGACATTGTCCTCCCCGACCGACTACAGTACCTCAAGAGCGGTGAGCGCTATCTCGACCACTCCCTCCCCTGGGACACCATCGAAGCCACCAACTATCGCCCCTGGCCGCAGGCGCTCCCGGATCTGGAGTGGTTGCAGAGTCGCAGTCAGCAGCGCATTAAAGATGATCCGGCTTGGCAGACCATTAACAAGGATGCAGCCCGCGCCAAGGAGCGGAGTGAAAAGACCCTCGTTCCTTTGCAATACACTGAATTACATCGCGACTGGCTGGAAGAAAAAAAACTGGCCGAAGCACAACGGGCAGAAAGCGGCATGCCGAAGCATGGTGAAAAGGGGAGTAAGCGCGAGCCGCTGCTGACCGATAGTGACAAGCTCAAGCAGTTGGCCAAGGATACGGAAAAGGATCCGGTCGCCAAAGAAGCGATGGCGGTCCTCACCGATATCACCACCCATCCCACGGCTGCGACCAAAAAGGCAATCAAGCTGATCAATTAA
- the atpB gene encoding ATP synthase F0 subunit A — MIHPFMFLDWLSAQLQLHNLIADPLSLRTVTYTWVVLFLLMSLAFAASRGMKMVPGGLQNFMEVVVSGLENLVEETMGHKGKAYFPLIATFALFILTSNLLGLIPGFFPPTANLNTNVALALIVFFMTHIIGLKEHGAHYIKHFTGPIIWLAPLMIIIEMIGHLARPLSLSLRLFGNMYGHEIVLMIFFTLVPFLLPIPMMLMGVLVAFIQAFVFSLLAMIYIAGALEDAH, encoded by the coding sequence ATGATCCATCCTTTTATGTTCCTCGACTGGCTGTCTGCTCAGTTGCAGCTGCACAACCTGATTGCCGATCCTCTCAGTTTGCGGACAGTCACATATACCTGGGTTGTTCTCTTCCTGTTGATGTCTCTGGCCTTTGCGGCCTCGCGCGGGATGAAGATGGTTCCCGGCGGCCTGCAGAATTTCATGGAAGTCGTTGTCTCCGGCCTGGAGAATCTCGTGGAAGAGACGATGGGGCACAAGGGCAAGGCCTACTTCCCTTTGATCGCCACTTTTGCCCTCTTTATCCTGACCTCGAACCTCCTCGGTCTGATCCCGGGATTTTTCCCGCCGACAGCGAATCTCAATACCAATGTCGCCTTGGCGTTGATCGTCTTTTTTATGACCCACATCATCGGCCTTAAAGAGCACGGCGCACACTATATCAAACATTTTACCGGCCCGATTATCTGGCTGGCACCGCTGATGATCATTATTGAAATGATCGGGCATCTGGCGCGTCCGCTCTCCTTGTCCCTGCGTCTCTTCGGCAACATGTATGGCCACGAGATCGTTTTAATGATCTTCTTTACCCTGGTCCCCTTTTTGCTGCCGATTCCGATGATGCTGATGGGGGTGCTGGTCGCCTTTATTCAAGCTTTTGTCTTCTCTCTCCTGGCGATGATTTATATTGCCGGGGCGCTTGAAGATGCCCATTAA